The DNA region CAGACCCCCGAGGTCCTGGCAGGACAGGCAGCCCCCCGCAAGGTCCTGGCAGGAccggcagacccccccccccccgagatcctGCAGCTCCCCGAGGTCCTGGCTGgacaggcagccccccccagaggtcctgcagctccccgaggtcctggcaggacaggcagcccccccccagaggtcctgcagcctcccgaggtcctggcaggacaggcagccccccccagaggtcctgcagccccccgaggtCCTGGCTggacaggcagaccccccccccagaggtcctgcagccccccgaggtCCTGGCAggacaggcagacccccccccccctcgaggtcctgcagctccccgaggtcctggcaggacaggcagcccccccctcgaggtcctgcagccccccgaggtcctggcaggacaggcagccccccccccccgaggtcctgcagccccccgaggtCCTGGCAGGACAGGCAGCCCCCCGAGGTCCTGGCAGGACTGGCAGACCCCCCCTCGaggtcctgcagctccccgaGGTCCTGGCAGGACAGGCAGACCCCCCCTCGAGGTCCTGCAGACCCCCCCTTgaggtcctgcagcccccccccccccgggccgccaCCCACCTCTGCGAGTAGAACAGGACCTCCAGCAGCACGGTGGCGATGGCCGGCAGACTGTCAGGAGCCACGGTCAAGATGCAGAAGCGGTTCTGGGGGCTCTGCACCGGGTGCACGGTGGGGCTggcggctgcggggggggggggggaacacagtGGTTTGCAATTGCTCAGCGAGCCCCGACCGGCCTGGGACTCCCCCAGCGGCTCGCGAGGGCCGGGCGCCGGCTCGACCCTCGACAGACCGAAAACCAGGGAGCGAACGGAACAGGGGACGTCCCACGAGCCCTCCCCTGTGGCCGACGTCCAGCTTCTGAGAGGCCAGGGCCACCCTCCCGGCTCATCAGCGTCGGTGGACCATGAATTGAGCCCGGTCTTTTGGGAACTCGGCTCGAGTCCTGGGCGTGGCAGCATCCTgcggcgaggagttccgcaggtcgCCGGGGGAAACAAAACTCCCTCGGGTTGGCTTGACGCCTTCGGGCCTGTTCAGTGTTGGGGACCCCCGAGTTCTTGTGTGGGTGGAGCAAGTAAATCGTGATTTGATAGTCCCCCTcgcctatccccccccccccggaggcgtCTCTTTGCCGAGCTGAGAAGTGCCCGGTTTATGAATCGCTCCCGCACGGCAGCCGTGCTAAGGAGCGAGTAGAACGGAGCCAGCGGGCCGCGTGGGGGATTGACCCGGGCCCAGGCGGGTTCTGCCCCCTGCCCGCTTCGGGGGGGCATAGCAAGGTGTTCCTGGGAGGAAGCCCAAATTAAGGCGGCAGCGCCCTCTGGTGGCACCACTGTGCTCCTCGGGCCATCGGGAAAAGCTTGGGCTCAGGGAACAGAGCGGGGCCGGAATCAGCACCTACATCctgcggcgaggagttccacaggtggccGGGGAAGCAGAACAGCGGAGTCTTTCCCCTCAAAGCCCGCGCTGGACTCACCGGGCCTGGGTTTGGAGACGCCGTCGCTCGCGTCGGCCCGGCCCACGGGCACAGCCTCGCCCGCCACCTCCCGGTAGATGTCGAACTCGCCCGCCAACGTGGCGATCACCACCGGCAGGTCCTTCTCCCGCACCTGGCCGGGGGCGCGAGAGCTCAGCGCTCGCCCCGCTGGCTCCCGCCTAGTTCTCcgtcccccccctccagcaggcaccgggggcggcggcggggggggcgggggggggagaggaaggtccCGAGCACGCCCAAGCGGGGGCTCACCAGGATGAAGTCCGTCTGGTAGGTGGAGAGCATCAGCACCGAGACGTGGTGCTCGGCCAGCGGGGCCAGGACCGACTTGGCCAGCTTCGTGACGCCCACGGCCTGGGAGCCGGTGGCCGACCGGCCGTTGGCCAGCACGTTCAGCACCAGCCAGGGGGAGGCGGCCTCCTGCAGGAACTCGGAGGGGGACAGCTCTGAAAGGCCGACAGGATCCCGCCTGAGACCCGCCGCgccgaggggaaactgaggcacggggcggcGCCGGCTGCACGGCACTGGCCCGGGACCTTCCCGGCATTCCCACGAGCCACTAGGACCGGTTGAGAAGCCTCGGACTGCAGAccgtgccccgcccccaccccccaccgccCTGGGGCCCGGAttcagctagtgcaccccccccccccccccgaaactccTCCATCCCTGCGGAATAATTTGGGTGCGgatcctccccccatccccatccgCCAGCGAATCTCCCCGGCTTTCGGCGAGGTTGAAAATCCaacggggccggccgggggggggcacccgAAGGCCGAatcgggggggggcgggacacGCGGCCGCCTCGGGCCCACCGACCTCGGAAGCCTTCGTCGTCCACCACCACGGTGTAGCCCTCGGGGGTCTCGGTCAGGCTGAAGAACTTGCACCTACCGGGATAGAGGGGACTTCGTGGCGGGGCCTCATGGAGCCGTGCGGCCCCCCTGCCGGAGGCCCCGAGCTCCCGGGGGGTTAACGGCCTTGCCGGGCCCCCCACAAGGGACGGGCCTGGGTTTCGCCAGGCCCACCAGGGAAGGGGGGCGTGGCCGGCGGCACCGTCCCGAGGCGAGCGCCACCGGCCCAgcgaggtgggggaaggaggcggcTTGCGGGAAggcaaacggggggggggggggggaaatcggggaaagggtctggggtggggggggggaagagacggAACCAGCCCCACCCAACCAGCCAGCAGGAGGGCGGGAGGGGactgatccccctccccagccactacCGACCACCCTGAGACACTGGGGGGTACAGACCCCCTCGCCCCACC from Pelodiscus sinensis isolate JC-2024 unplaced genomic scaffold, ASM4963464v1 ctg67, whole genome shotgun sequence includes:
- the CASTOR1 gene encoding cytosolic arginine sensor for mTORC1 subunit 1, translated to MDLRILERPVRVLSLARAGLWRYTHPLLKLLLLPRRSRCKFFSLTETPEGYTVVVDDEGFRELSPSEFLQEAASPWLVLNVLANGRSATGSQAVGVTKLAKSVLAPLAEHHVSVLMLSTYQTDFILVREKDLPVVIATLAGEFDIYREVAGEAVPVGRADASDGVSKPRPAASPTVHPVQSPQNRFCILTVAPDSLPAIATVLLEVLFYSQSPAKEPALETIRFFAFSLIEGYISIVMDAETQKKFPSDLLLTSSSGELWRMVRIGGQPLGFDECGIVAQIAAPLAAADISAYYISTFNFDHALVPEDEIESVIGLLHRRQDAGGAARAL